The genome window TAAAATGATTTTTTCATGTGGGTTTGCAATATTTAAGGCAAATTCAAGACATTTAAATGTGAGGGAATCATACCCAACTATAGTAAAACTAACCATATCTTGTAAAATAGAGAGCAAAACAAACTCACCTTTTTTTCTAATACTACCCGCATATTCCTTCATTAAAAACTCTATCACTATAAAACTTCTATCATTTGTAGATGCGTCAGATATGAATGCCGTAACATTCGATGTGATGAAGTTAATTATATCATCTTCGTTATGAGGAGCTTTGCATAAAAGTTTTAAAACATCTATACTACCTCTAGCAGCCGCTAGGCTAATTAAATCTTCAATGTCGCTATTTATATGAATTTTATCCATAATAATACTAAGAACTTCAGCACAATTATTCTGACATATAACCCTTAGCATCTCTTTATTTATAATTTCCTGCGCAAGGTCACCGTCTATATTATTCAAAACAATCCGAAGCTCTGCTGCGAAATTTTTATTTATAAGAACTTTTACAAATTTGCGGAAGAAGTTTGTATTTTCCTCAGTGTTACAATCAATAAGACCTTCCTCTAATAGCAAGTTAAGCGTTTTTATAACAGGATCATCCATAATGTAGGCTTCTATATTATTTATACCCTGGGAGACAAATTTATAAGAATACTCTAAAATTTTGTATTTATTCTCAGAACTCAAGCTTTTAAAATCTTGTTCAAGCTCATCATTATATTGAAAATCGTATTTTATTATAGTCTCTAAAAAATGCTTCACTATCCCCTCCCTAGCAATCTACTTTATAACCTTGTCCATTTTTTACGCTCAACCCTTAACGTACCGCTTTTGATTGCTTTTCTTACAGCTTTTAAAAGCCTGTTCATGAAGAATACGTTATGGATGGTAAGTAGCTGCATTCCAAGCATTTCCTGCGCTCTGAAAAGGTGGTGTATATAACCACGGGAGAAGTTTAAACAAACTTTACATTCGCATGTATCATCAATTGGTCTGTCATCCATCTTATATTTCTGGTTTCTTATATTTAAATGCTCAGTAGTAGACTCATCGCCCTGCCTATCCTTAAGCTCAGCAGGAACTAACGCCCCACCATGACGAGCAAGCCTTGTAGGGTGTACGCAGTCAAATGTATCAATGCCATATTCAGCGCCGTTAAATATATCGCTTATTCCACCAATTCCTAACAAATGCACTGGTCTGTCCTTACTAAGCATTGACATTGCAGTACCTACAATCTCATGCATTTGATCTTTGCTTGCACCTAAGGAACCACCAATAGCATGTGCGAAAAAGTCATGATTATTAACAAAATCAGAGCTTTCCTTACGAAGGTCGGTATAAACCCCACCCTGAATAATACCATATAGCGCCTGAGAATGGTCATCTGTACGCTTAAATTCCTCAAGTGATCTTAGCGCCCATCTATGCGACATGCGCATTGATTTTGCGGTATATGCTTTATCTACGTGAAATGGAGTACATTCATCAAGCACCACAATTAAGTCTGCTCCTAAATCCCTTTGAATTTGAATAGATTTCTCAGGGGTAAGCATATGGTATGAGCCATCAACATAAGATTTAAACCTTGCACCTTCTTCTGTAATTTTAAGCAAAGTTTTCGGGCGGTTACCATTACGTTTACCTTTAATTTCACTAGCAACAGACCCATGCCCAAGGCTAAATATTTGATATCCCCCAGAATCTGTAAACATTGGGCCGTTCCAGCCCATCATCTTATGAAGGCCGCCTAGCTTTTTCACAACTTCAGAACCTGGCTGAAGCATAAGGTGATAGGTATTAGACAAAATAATCTGCGTATTTGCCTCTAGCATATCTTGCGGCATTACTCCTTTAATAGAGGCCTTAGTTGCGCAAAATATGAAATTTGGGGTTTCTACTACGCCATGCGGAGTATGTAAAAGACCAGTTCTAGCTGATGAATCAGGGTCGTTATAAGTAACTTCAAACTTAAAATTAGGGTACATTGCTTTATATTTTTATATAGTTGATTTATTGTTTTTGAGTAATTTGATAATCATGTAAAATGCAGGCACATTAAGGCTTGCAACAAGCATCTGCAGAATATAGGCGCCTAGGGTATATGTCAAGATAAGGCTATGCCAGGACACAGGATTTGGGGCAAAAATACGCCATGCAAGCAGGTTAAATACAACAGAGTCAACTAAGGCGGCAAGTGACACCGCCAAAATCGTTCTAAGCCAAAGTTTCCCGCCTTTTGTAAGCTTACGAATTTTAGAAAATACATAAATATCAGTGAGCTGGCTTAATATATAAGCGGTAAAACTTGCAATAATTATGGCTAAACT of Alphaproteobacteria bacterium 33-17 contains these proteins:
- a CDS encoding tRNA guanosine(34) transglycosylase Tgt gives rise to the protein MYPNFKFEVTYNDPDSSARTGLLHTPHGVVETPNFIFCATKASIKGVMPQDMLEANTQIILSNTYHLMLQPGSEVVKKLGGLHKMMGWNGPMFTDSGGYQIFSLGHGSVASEIKGKRNGNRPKTLLKITEEGARFKSYVDGSYHMLTPEKSIQIQRDLGADLIVVLDECTPFHVDKAYTAKSMRMSHRWALRSLEEFKRTDDHSQALYGIIQGGVYTDLRKESSDFVNNHDFFAHAIGGSLGASKDQMHEIVGTAMSMLSKDRPVHLLGIGGISDIFNGAEYGIDTFDCVHPTRLARHGGALVPAELKDRQGDESTTEHLNIRNQKYKMDDRPIDDTCECKVCLNFSRGYIHHLFRAQEMLGMQLLTIHNVFFMNRLLKAVRKAIKSGTLRVERKKWTRL